One genomic segment of [Eubacterium] eligens ATCC 27750 includes these proteins:
- a CDS encoding phage tail tube protein: MAVETKRICNGTFGELWLDGDYVGECYKAQAKVEFTKEEIKQCGTFFTDNKVVGCKGTGSLTMHKVNSRMAIKVANMVRNKQDVRFTLISKLADPDAYGAERVSITGVQMDDLTLFDWEAQKPLETEAPFTFTGYEYLDQITPQ; this comes from the coding sequence ATGGCAGTAGAAACAAAGCGAATTTGTAACGGTACCTTTGGAGAGCTCTGGTTAGACGGAGATTATGTAGGAGAGTGTTATAAGGCACAGGCAAAGGTAGAGTTTACAAAAGAGGAGATTAAACAGTGCGGTACTTTCTTCACTGATAACAAGGTTGTCGGATGTAAGGGTACAGGATCTCTTACTATGCACAAGGTAAATTCCAGAATGGCTATTAAGGTAGCTAATATGGTTAGAAATAAGCAGGATGTACGCTTTACGCTTATCAGTAAGTTAGCGGATCCAGATGCTTACGGTGCAGAGCGTGTATCTATCACAGGAGTACAGATGGATGATCTTACTCTCTTTGATTGGGAGGCTCAGAAACCTCTTGAAACAGAGGCTCCGTTTACCTTTACAGGTTACGAGTACTTAGATCAGATTACTCCTCAGTAA
- a CDS encoding phage tail assembly chaperone encodes MATKNVNVEAVQAEETEKKEAVNILDLLLGSDVGEIKLPTKEVEITRLSQVYGSPFILTIKAITPAKFEEIQDMSIDVKGKDADIDITQLQLFTVIEGVVDPTGAPMFKNKELMSKFKVSTPKDLVRAILLSGEIAKIYGEISELAGFGDNAVKEVKNS; translated from the coding sequence ATGGCTACAAAGAATGTAAATGTAGAGGCAGTACAGGCAGAGGAAACAGAAAAGAAAGAGGCGGTTAATATCTTAGATCTCCTCTTAGGATCTGATGTAGGAGAAATTAAGCTCCCTACTAAGGAGGTAGAGATTACCAGATTATCACAGGTATACGGTTCTCCATTTATCCTCACAATTAAGGCGATTACTCCAGCTAAGTTTGAGGAGATACAGGATATGAGCATTGATGTAAAGGGCAAGGATGCAGATATTGATATTACACAGCTCCAGCTCTTTACAGTAATTGAGGGAGTTGTAGATCCTACAGGTGCTCCGATGTTCAAAAATAAGGAGCTTATGAGTAAGTTTAAGGTATCTACTCCTAAGGATCTGGTAAGAGCGATCTTACTTTCTGGAGAGATCGCTAAGATTTACGGAGAGATCTCTGAGCTGGCAGGTTTCGGAGATAATGCGGTTAAAGAAGTAAAAAACTCATAA